The nucleotide sequence CGCTGTATGCCGCATCGTCGTAAATATATGAATTGACTATTCCAACCGATGTTGAGGACATAGCTATGCGCACAACAAGCCACGGAATACTTGACCCCAATGAAGCCCCAGCGGGCTTTGTAGCGGTGCTCAAAAGCGAAGTAGCAACTGAACGCCTTGGAAACATCTGCCGCGCTTGCGATTGGCGCAGCGACTGCAACGGCTTTGAACACCGCTGCATGCCCTATACGGTTATCAGCAGCAAAGACGGGCGTGAACTCAAACGCCAAGATGGTTGTAGCGTCGTGTTCAAGCGTCGCGCCACCACAGACTGATTTTTTCTTAGCCGTGCCACGTATCGGTTAGCCCATGCCGAGGCTTCGTTACGTGCATTTATTACTGCAACGTTTCACATACAAGGAGAAGACCATGACCGACTTTCATGCATTCACTGACACAGAGCAAAAAAAGCCATCCGTCACCATCATCACCAATTCCGCAAAGTTCGCTCTAGGCCAGGTATTAGCGACTCCGCAAGCCATCCGTATATTGGAAGAAACTGGCAGAAGTGCCGCAAGCATTCTGGCAATGCACATGCACGGCGAATGGGGCGATGTGTGCAAAGAAGATGCTGAACTCAATGAGCAAGCTCTTGCCAATGGCTCCAGAATCATGAGCGTGTACCGCTTATGTGACCCACAAACATTGCGAAGTACCCCCAGTCATAGGCGTGCAGCATTGCCAACGTTGTGGTGTATCACAGACGCGGCCCTCGATGAAAACCATCCTCGTACCTCCCGTGAAGTGACGACATTGCTCACACCTTCCGAGTATTAGCATGGCAGCAGAGTCAAAAAACAAAGCAGCCGCATATCGGTTCAGTCGCTATTACGCTGAATTGCAAGCTGGCCCCACACTGACGGTGCAAACGAAGCGACAAGAACCTATTTCTATCCATTTCGCACAAGGCTCAATTTGCTCTAGCTGTGGCCTTACGTGCTTGTGCATGGTGCTGTCTGCCTATGGCCTAGCCAAACCCAGTGCCTTAGAAAATATGTCACATCGGCAGTCAGGAATAGCTGCCGACGTATGGCGCGTGCTAGGGCCGTTCTTTATGACTGGCATCACAGCACCAGAACTTAAAGCGGCCATAGAAAGTTTGTCTCTACCCATCAAGTTGAGCATGCGCCACTGCACCAGCAAGACGAATGTTGCGCAACTGGCAGTGGTCAGTGAGTTTGCGGTGAACTGCTTATTCAAGGGACGATTCACGATGCTGGCCTATGCCAGCTTAAAGAATCGTCACCAGCACTGGCTTACTGGAATTGGCGTAGAAGGGCTTGCTGTGTCACATGCTGCACCGGCGATTACCAATGTGGACACCTTGCTAGCGATAGACCCAGCCGA is from Rhodoferax aquaticus and encodes:
- a CDS encoding type I restriction endonuclease subunit M — encoded protein: MTDFHAFTDTEQKKPSVTIITNSAKFALGQVLATPQAIRILEETGRSAASILAMHMHGEWGDVCKEDAELNEQALANGSRIMSVYRLCDPQTLRSTPSHRRAALPTLWCITDAALDENHPRTSREVTTLLTPSEY